One Ethanoligenens harbinense YUAN-3 genomic window carries:
- a CDS encoding type I polyketide synthase, with protein MNIKQLRMLNPGGTRPAGPENRADDGIAVIGIGLNMPFADTPDTFWDHIENGIDCNRPISSYRKKLCPPVHQAKPADAFHYASYLEEIDGFDGAFFGLTPREAMLMNPAERLFLETVQHTLEDAGCVVGSENRSVGVFVGLSSDIEWAKYRELVRQTEPEYMSSGIEGLYAPMVAGYASYYFDLHGPSQITDTACSSSLVALHNACTAIRGGECDMALAGGLRVMTLPVIDPNYRFGIESSDGFTRSFDAGADGSGTGEGVAAVLLKRQSDAVRDRDHIYAVIRGSGVNHNGRSMGVTVTSPEAQGTLLSEIWRKAGIDPEQIGFLETHGTGTPLGDPIEIDGIANAFARFTDRKQFCAISSVKTMLGHLYDCAGITSLIEAVLALSRRKLPPLVHFNRPNRALDLMDSPVYINTKCRAWESDHPRLCGVNSFGVSGTNCHVLLEEATPSPAPAAVPAALRLFVLSAKTECTLKRYCDDYLAFLRAHRNISVDNLCYTAAVGRKAYACRFAACVDSVSALSAALDRFRSGRADGSFFCNTPGIAGPTGLDGGGSELERIGKLYCSGRTINWTDVFSGGSFQKLSLPVYPFEHVPLWPKLMSGDHREFYFRFAWRERALARQETAQKQPVLFCSDGSAQAEAIRTALVERGVHAISTRFCKRFEKRANSEYSLGSSAEDSTAFLREMQEGRWKKIVFFRASEKSRMARETLDALKETVENGLYRMLSLVKAIEKQDVSQKAEFIVVTDRAEEVTGEETELHPENAMYSSLGKTVNQECCRVKCRVIDLDEHTSPAAAVDEILFGKDQAVALRNDRRLIQRLEPVHLHKTENGNDPFREGGVYVITGGSGALAAHVAKWIAARRGTHLILIGRSPIDPGHPAAGGSQAARTLETMEAIRALGSSAEYIQADVADERAAAEAFDRIRRTYGRLNGVIHMAGITGNRMIVNMERSDFETVLAPKVFGTWNIDRLTQGDDLDFFLLFSSGVSFIGETGLAAYAAANQFLNSFAQCRRRTRSVQAFDWVVWENQRMMDGYSRNVDGWFEQIRPNDALACMRELMPRRESGLLIGRLNRKNRYEKSMFSHLPFEVSEEVQRMVRITERAAAPDHTETGRRAASPHPADPRTIEGTLTGIFREVLGYQEIDIHDNFFDLGGNSILLKKLHQKVDEAFPGQVEVADFFAYTTVSKMAAHLAQTAGPATATMQEAEKPDDKLLELIDSIDSDSDVDAIVAQIENM; from the coding sequence ATGAATATTAAACAGCTCCGCATGCTCAACCCCGGCGGCACCCGCCCCGCCGGTCCGGAAAACCGGGCGGACGACGGGATCGCCGTGATCGGCATCGGCCTGAACATGCCGTTTGCCGACACCCCCGATACATTCTGGGATCACATCGAAAACGGGATCGACTGCAATCGGCCGATTTCTTCCTACCGGAAAAAACTGTGCCCGCCCGTTCATCAGGCCAAACCGGCGGACGCCTTTCATTATGCCTCGTATCTGGAGGAGATTGACGGATTCGACGGCGCATTCTTCGGGCTGACGCCCCGGGAAGCCATGTTGATGAATCCGGCGGAACGCCTCTTCCTGGAAACCGTCCAGCATACGCTGGAAGACGCGGGCTGTGTCGTAGGGAGCGAAAACCGCAGTGTCGGCGTTTTTGTCGGGCTTTCCAGCGACATCGAGTGGGCAAAATACCGTGAGTTGGTCCGGCAGACGGAGCCGGAATACATGAGCAGCGGCATCGAAGGCCTGTACGCCCCCATGGTCGCCGGATACGCTTCATATTACTTTGACCTTCACGGTCCGAGTCAGATAACGGATACGGCGTGTTCCTCTTCTCTCGTTGCCCTGCACAACGCCTGCACGGCGATACGCGGCGGGGAATGCGACATGGCGCTGGCCGGCGGCCTGCGCGTCATGACCCTGCCGGTAATTGACCCCAATTACCGGTTTGGGATCGAATCGAGCGACGGCTTCACCCGCAGCTTCGACGCGGGCGCGGACGGCTCCGGAACCGGCGAGGGCGTCGCGGCGGTGCTTCTCAAGCGGCAGAGTGACGCGGTGCGCGACCGCGACCACATTTACGCGGTCATCCGGGGCAGCGGCGTCAATCATAACGGCCGTTCCATGGGGGTGACCGTGACGAGCCCGGAGGCGCAGGGCACACTTTTATCCGAAATCTGGCGGAAAGCCGGTATTGATCCGGAGCAGATTGGGTTTCTGGAAACACACGGCACCGGCACGCCTTTGGGCGACCCGATCGAAATCGACGGCATCGCGAACGCGTTCGCCCGCTTTACGGACCGCAAACAGTTCTGCGCGATTAGTTCGGTCAAAACGATGCTCGGCCACTTGTACGATTGCGCCGGCATCACCAGCCTGATCGAGGCGGTGCTGGCACTGTCCCGGCGCAAGCTCCCCCCCCTTGTCCATTTCAACCGGCCAAACCGGGCGCTCGACCTGATGGATTCCCCCGTGTACATCAACACCAAATGCCGGGCATGGGAATCGGACCATCCCAGGCTGTGCGGCGTCAATTCTTTCGGCGTGAGCGGCACCAACTGCCACGTCCTTCTGGAAGAAGCCACCCCTTCTCCCGCCCCCGCGGCGGTCCCTGCGGCGCTCCGCCTGTTCGTGCTGTCGGCCAAAACGGAATGCACGCTGAAACGGTATTGCGACGACTACCTGGCCTTTTTGCGGGCGCACCGGAATATCTCCGTGGACAATCTGTGTTATACGGCGGCGGTCGGCAGGAAAGCGTACGCCTGCCGGTTCGCCGCATGTGTGGACAGCGTCTCTGCCCTGTCCGCGGCGCTGGACCGCTTCCGGTCGGGCCGGGCCGACGGATCCTTTTTCTGCAACACGCCGGGGATAGCCGGACCGACCGGACTGGACGGCGGCGGCTCCGAACTGGAGCGGATCGGCAAGCTGTACTGCAGCGGCCGGACGATCAACTGGACAGATGTGTTTTCCGGGGGAAGCTTCCAAAAACTTTCGCTTCCGGTCTATCCTTTCGAACACGTTCCTCTGTGGCCAAAACTGATGTCGGGCGATCACCGGGAATTCTATTTCCGGTTCGCCTGGCGGGAGCGCGCGCTCGCGCGGCAGGAGACGGCGCAAAAGCAGCCCGTCCTGTTCTGCTCGGACGGATCGGCACAGGCGGAGGCGATTCGCACGGCTCTGGTAGAACGCGGCGTACACGCCATAAGCACTCGCTTCTGCAAACGGTTTGAAAAGCGCGCGAACAGCGAATACAGCCTCGGAAGCTCTGCGGAGGATTCGACCGCTTTCCTGCGGGAAATGCAAGAAGGCCGGTGGAAAAAAATCGTATTTTTCCGGGCCTCGGAAAAAAGCCGGATGGCGCGGGAAACACTCGACGCGCTGAAAGAAACCGTAGAGAACGGGTTGTATCGGATGCTGTCGCTGGTCAAAGCGATCGAGAAACAGGACGTTTCGCAAAAGGCCGAGTTTATCGTGGTTACAGACCGGGCGGAAGAGGTCACCGGAGAGGAAACGGAGCTGCACCCGGAAAACGCCATGTATAGCAGCCTGGGCAAAACGGTCAATCAGGAATGCTGCCGCGTCAAATGCCGTGTCATCGACCTGGACGAGCACACTTCGCCGGCAGCCGCGGTGGATGAGATCCTGTTTGGCAAGGACCAGGCGGTCGCGCTGCGGAACGATCGACGGCTGATCCAGCGGCTGGAGCCGGTACACCTGCACAAAACAGAAAACGGAAACGACCCGTTCCGGGAAGGTGGGGTCTACGTCATCACCGGCGGCAGCGGCGCTCTGGCGGCGCATGTGGCAAAATGGATCGCCGCCCGGCGCGGTACACATCTCATTCTGATCGGCCGCTCCCCCATCGATCCCGGCCATCCGGCGGCGGGCGGCAGCCAAGCAGCGCGGACGCTGGAAACCATGGAAGCCATCCGCGCACTGGGCTCCTCGGCGGAATACATTCAGGCCGACGTGGCCGACGAACGCGCGGCGGCCGAAGCCTTTGACCGTATCCGGCGGACTTACGGCCGTCTGAACGGCGTCATCCACATGGCAGGGATCACCGGGAACCGGATGATTGTCAACATGGAACGGTCCGATTTTGAAACGGTGCTCGCCCCGAAGGTTTTCGGAACATGGAACATCGACCGGTTAACCCAAGGGGACGACCTGGACTTTTTCCTTCTGTTTTCATCCGGCGTTTCGTTCATCGGAGAAACAGGGCTCGCGGCTTACGCGGCGGCCAACCAGTTTCTGAACAGTTTCGCGCAGTGCCGCCGGCGCACGCGGTCCGTCCAGGCGTTCGACTGGGTGGTGTGGGAAAACCAGCGCATGATGGATGGCTACAGCAGAAACGTAGACGGCTGGTTCGAGCAGATTCGGCCAAACGACGCGCTGGCATGCATGCGGGAACTGATGCCGCGCCGCGAAAGCGGCCTGCTGATCGGCCGGTTGAACCGGAAGAACCGGTATGAGAAATCCATGTTCTCCCATCTGCCGTTTGAAGTGAGCGAAGAAGTGCAGCGGATGGTGAGAATAACGGAACGCGCCGCCGCCCCGGACCATACGGAAACGGGTCGGCGGGCCGCTTCTCCTCACCCCGCCGACCCGCGTACCATCGAGGGCACGCTCACCGGCATTTTCCGTGAGGTACTGGGGTATCAGGAAATCGATATCCACGACAACTTTTTCGACCTGGGCGGCAACTCCATCCTGCTGAAAAAGCTGCACCAGAAAGTGGACGAGGCATTCCCCGGCCAGGTGGAGGTCGCGGACTTTTTCGCCTATACCACCGTCTCCAAAATGGCGGCGCATCTGGCCCAAACCGCCGGGCCGGCGACGGCGACAATGCAGGAAGCAGAGAAACCGGACGACAAGCTGTTGGAACTGATCGACAGCATAGACAGCGACAGCGACGTGGACGCGATCGTTGCACAGATCGAAAATATGTGA
- a CDS encoding AMP-binding protein: MHHIDSYLLNHKDSQQSMSFLYGHGETVCLTYRDLYLRSVRLLHYLQEHRLMKGSRLIFQLEDPCAFVQAFWACVLGGVVPVPIPVAKSSLDFSRLFNIWRQTGRPLILTDKAAQRFIHTASATAGKAAWREEMEAVWMTLPEELPDKTGELNTPDDEDIAYIQFSSGSTGDPKGVLLSHKNMCTNVEAVKKAGRIGGTDLALSWLPLTFNIGLIGFHLIPVELGIDHTILSPELFIRDPLIWMDQANQRRTTILSSPNFGLEYFLRRFLTADRRFDWDLSCVRLIFNGGEPISRSACTKFLQALKPYGLQEVAMRDVYGMSEATLGVSFAPCGEAPIFAAVDRRQLSVGQHVREAESPNDEGTSLFCDLGYALDGCAIKVCDADYRPLADGTVGYVYVKGDSVSNGYLDRALDGVFRPDGWLYTGDIGFLRRNRLVLTGRAKDMLIVRGHNYYCNDLERLVLETVGVKCAIVILQDQDSKNDELAVFVQVPEPYEKYASAFQRVEHLFLQNIGQRPKSVLPVERLPVTGSGKVDKETLKSHYLRGAFQTLEANVALMREQTPSTLTEGFNDTEKQLAEICAQILQTTDIDKDTSLFDLGGNSTQLVEIQREIEYAFPGLSRLTDLFTYPTISKMAAFLDRQHADPIGRVHAPRLTRTAPSAPTAPRMFSVDWTEQECAGHQQYCSLHRLSLEAFRVGLFVCMLPLETDCETAGLNVMRPDKRIRPVHIKLYESRDVLDALQSIAAQLSEEDGACALPEDAALRRFPSDDLSLLFLPDGAAPTPPEELLDTFDVVAVSGPSSIRFFCNASKVDCDAFNALTDGYRDAICQLQPDGFMRVSHEY; this comes from the coding sequence TTGCATCACATTGACTCCTATTTGCTCAACCACAAGGATAGCCAGCAAAGCATGTCCTTTCTCTACGGACATGGCGAAACGGTCTGCCTCACCTACCGGGACCTGTACCTTCGCTCTGTCCGCCTCCTTCACTACCTGCAGGAACACCGGCTGATGAAGGGTAGCCGACTGATCTTCCAGTTGGAAGACCCCTGCGCATTTGTCCAGGCGTTTTGGGCATGTGTGCTGGGCGGTGTGGTCCCGGTTCCGATCCCGGTGGCGAAAAGCAGCCTTGATTTTTCGCGGCTGTTTAACATCTGGCGTCAAACCGGCCGCCCTCTCATCCTGACGGACAAAGCCGCGCAGCGGTTTATCCACACCGCTTCCGCAACCGCAGGCAAAGCCGCCTGGCGAGAGGAAATGGAAGCCGTCTGGATGACGCTGCCGGAGGAACTGCCTGATAAGACCGGCGAACTGAATACGCCCGACGATGAAGACATCGCATACATCCAGTTTTCTTCCGGCTCCACAGGCGACCCAAAAGGCGTGCTCCTTTCCCATAAGAACATGTGCACCAATGTTGAAGCCGTTAAAAAGGCAGGACGGATCGGCGGGACGGATCTTGCCCTGAGCTGGCTGCCGCTGACTTTCAACATCGGTCTGATCGGCTTTCATCTGATTCCGGTGGAGTTGGGGATCGACCATACCATCCTGTCGCCCGAGCTTTTCATCCGGGATCCATTGATCTGGATGGATCAAGCCAATCAAAGGCGCACGACCATTCTGTCGTCCCCCAACTTCGGGTTGGAGTATTTCCTTCGCCGCTTTTTGACGGCAGACAGGCGATTTGACTGGGATCTGTCCTGTGTGCGTCTGATCTTCAACGGTGGCGAACCTATTTCCAGGTCGGCCTGCACAAAATTCCTGCAGGCGCTCAAACCGTACGGGCTGCAGGAAGTCGCGATGCGCGATGTCTATGGCATGTCGGAAGCGACCCTTGGCGTCAGCTTTGCCCCGTGCGGCGAAGCGCCCATCTTTGCCGCCGTTGACCGCAGGCAGCTTTCGGTGGGTCAGCACGTTCGGGAGGCGGAAAGTCCAAACGACGAGGGAACCTCCCTGTTCTGCGACTTGGGTTACGCGCTGGACGGCTGTGCCATCAAGGTGTGCGACGCCGACTACCGCCCACTGGCGGATGGCACGGTCGGCTATGTTTATGTAAAAGGCGATTCCGTGTCGAATGGATATCTGGACCGGGCGCTGGACGGCGTGTTCCGCCCGGACGGCTGGCTGTATACGGGAGACATCGGTTTCCTGCGCCGGAACAGGCTGGTGCTGACCGGCCGTGCAAAAGACATGCTCATTGTCCGCGGGCACAATTATTACTGCAACGACCTTGAACGGCTGGTTTTGGAAACCGTCGGGGTAAAATGTGCCATTGTCATCCTGCAGGATCAAGACAGCAAGAACGACGAGTTGGCTGTTTTCGTGCAGGTTCCGGAACCATATGAGAAATACGCATCGGCCTTCCAGCGCGTGGAACATCTGTTTTTGCAGAACATCGGGCAAAGACCGAAGTCTGTCCTGCCGGTCGAGCGGCTTCCCGTCACGGGCAGCGGCAAGGTCGATAAGGAAACCCTGAAAAGCCATTATCTACGCGGTGCATTTCAGACGCTGGAAGCAAACGTCGCGCTGATGCGGGAGCAAACCCCGTCCACCCTGACGGAAGGCTTTAACGACACCGAAAAGCAACTCGCGGAGATCTGCGCGCAGATCCTCCAAACAACGGATATCGACAAAGACACCAGCCTATTCGATCTGGGCGGCAACTCTACGCAACTGGTTGAGATTCAGCGGGAAATCGAGTATGCGTTCCCTGGCCTGTCCAGGCTGACGGACCTGTTCACCTACCCGACCATCTCCAAAATGGCGGCGTTTCTGGATCGACAGCATGCGGACCCCATCGGAAGAGTCCATGCCCCGAGACTGACGCGAACCGCTCCGTCCGCCCCCACCGCTCCCCGGATGTTTTCTGTCGATTGGACGGAGCAGGAATGCGCCGGGCATCAACAGTACTGCAGCCTGCATCGCCTATCTCTGGAGGCGTTCCGGGTCGGGCTTTTTGTCTGCATGCTTCCTCTGGAAACCGATTGCGAAACAGCCGGCCTAAACGTGATGCGGCCGGACAAACGCATCCGTCCGGTGCATATCAAGCTGTACGAATCCAGAGATGTTTTGGATGCCCTCCAGTCCATAGCGGCGCAGTTGTCTGAGGAAGACGGGGCCTGCGCGCTTCCGGAGGATGCGGCGCTCCGGAGATTTCCTTCGGATGATCTCTCCCTTTTGTTTTTACCGGACGGCGCGGCGCCCACTCCCCCGGAGGAACTGTTGGATACGTTTGACGTCGTCGCGGTGTCCGGTCCTTCCTCCATCCGTTTTTTCTGCAACGCCTCGAAGGTGGACTGCGATGCCTTTAACGCCCTGACAGACGGCTACCGGGACGCAATCTGCCAGCTTCAGCCGGACGGCTTTATGAGGGTATCACATGAATATTAA
- a CDS encoding type I polyketide synthase encodes MNSLFELIDFDDIETKKPEADKSAPGENHSADEIAIIGAAVKLPRADNLRELWNNLLFGISACSDFPDQRYRDIENWFKCRNIRLTPQMFKKGNYLTDIDKFDYDFFGLSADDANMMDPLHRLLLETFWNCLEDGGYCMQKVSGTCTGIYVGFNNDDIERYSRMLQEKRVRFTMATMENNLSSILASRLSYLLNLKGPAMLIDTACSSSLCALHIACQGLKNEDCEMALVGGINIGMVPIKYEGFRVESESDTLSPFDDSADGTVWGEGVVSLLLKPLRYAVRDRDHVYAVIISSAINQDGMSVGISAPNAVAQRNVMVNAWEKAGINPEEISYMEAHGTGTKLGDVIEMEGIRQAFERYTDRKQFCGIGSVKANIGHIEGASGLAGVVKLMLSLQNRVIPKTIAFNRPNHSIAFEDSPVFLVDRLTPWESTGGRRTCGISSFGLSGTNCHAVLREFSKDAPVSPEPAESAPYLLAVSAKSAYSFQQLLRAYAELLVENPAIDLESMCYTAGYGRDHHRYRAAFVFTQKRELLDALKSAWNGDAARFDTNGLLRSEEKEALDREADRLVLDASQKRGGECHQSYLDISRLYCRGAAVNWKLLYKNRAVKTLSLPVYPFERHRCWI; translated from the coding sequence ATGAACAGCTTGTTTGAACTGATCGATTTTGATGACATCGAGACAAAAAAGCCCGAGGCCGACAAAAGCGCTCCCGGCGAGAATCATTCCGCCGACGAAATCGCCATCATTGGCGCGGCGGTGAAACTGCCTCGCGCGGACAACCTGCGCGAACTCTGGAATAATCTTCTGTTTGGCATCAGCGCCTGCTCGGACTTTCCGGATCAGCGGTACCGCGATATTGAAAACTGGTTCAAGTGCCGCAATATCCGGCTGACCCCGCAGATGTTTAAGAAGGGAAATTATCTAACGGATATCGACAAGTTCGATTATGATTTTTTCGGCTTGTCGGCGGACGACGCGAACATGATGGACCCGCTGCACCGCCTGTTGCTGGAAACGTTCTGGAACTGTCTGGAAGACGGCGGCTACTGTATGCAGAAGGTTTCAGGCACGTGCACCGGTATCTACGTCGGGTTCAACAACGACGACATCGAGCGTTACTCCCGAATGCTGCAGGAAAAGCGGGTACGCTTCACCATGGCCACGATGGAGAACAATCTCTCCTCGATTCTGGCAAGCCGTCTGTCCTACCTGCTCAACCTGAAAGGTCCTGCCATGCTGATCGACACGGCGTGCTCTTCCTCGTTATGCGCACTGCACATTGCCTGTCAGGGCCTAAAAAACGAAGACTGCGAGATGGCGCTGGTCGGCGGCATCAACATCGGAATGGTTCCAATCAAATACGAAGGATTCCGCGTCGAATCCGAGTCCGACACCCTCTCTCCGTTTGACGATTCCGCCGATGGAACCGTCTGGGGGGAGGGTGTCGTTTCGTTATTGCTCAAGCCCCTCCGATATGCCGTCCGCGACCGCGACCATGTCTACGCAGTCATCATCTCCAGCGCGATCAACCAGGACGGCATGTCGGTCGGGATATCGGCGCCGAACGCCGTGGCACAGCGGAACGTGATGGTAAATGCATGGGAAAAAGCCGGCATCAATCCGGAAGAGATTTCCTACATGGAAGCGCACGGGACGGGCACCAAGCTTGGCGACGTCATTGAGATGGAAGGGATCCGGCAGGCCTTTGAACGGTACACCGACCGCAAGCAGTTCTGCGGTATTGGCTCGGTTAAGGCAAACATCGGACACATCGAAGGCGCCTCAGGGCTGGCCGGCGTCGTCAAGCTGATGCTTTCCCTCCAAAACCGGGTGATTCCCAAAACAATTGCATTTAACCGACCCAACCACAGTATCGCGTTTGAGGATTCCCCGGTTTTCCTAGTTGATAGGTTGACACCGTGGGAAAGCACCGGCGGGCGAAGGACCTGCGGAATCAGTTCCTTCGGCCTGAGCGGGACAAACTGCCACGCGGTTTTGAGGGAGTTTTCCAAGGATGCTCCGGTTTCTCCTGAACCGGCGGAAAGCGCCCCATATCTGTTGGCCGTTTCCGCAAAATCGGCGTATTCGTTCCAACAGTTGCTTCGCGCGTATGCTGAGCTGCTTGTGGAGAATCCGGCCATTGACCTCGAAAGCATGTGTTACACGGCCGGATACGGGCGGGACCACCATCGATACCGTGCCGCCTTTGTTTTTACACAAAAGCGGGAATTGCTGGACGCTCTGAAAAGTGCGTGGAACGGGGACGCAGCCCGGTTTGATACAAACGGGCTACTCCGTTCGGAGGAAAAAGAAGCGCTGGACCGGGAAGCGGACCGTCTTGTTTTGGACGCCAGCCAAAAGCGAGGCGGGGAATGCCATCAAAGCTATCTTGACATTTCCCGGCTGTATTGCCGGGGCGCCGCGGTCAACTGGAAACTGCTCTATAAAAACCGGGCGGTGAAGACGCTTTCCCTGCCGGTCTATCCCTTTGAGCGGCACCGCTGCTGGATCTGA
- a CDS encoding ABC transporter ATP-binding protein translates to MDLLNSVDLIKYYGKKMALDHLTFSIRENEVFSLLGQNGAGKSTTINILTGLIRSDSGTFLFDGHDLKKEPAYFKRNIGFVPQDIAFYGRLTALENTKFFGSLFNLSGRKLHQQAMEALDFVGLSEVANEFPGRFSGGMKRRLNIACSIVHKPRLIIMDEPTVGIDPSSRNHILQSILTMKQGDSTIIYTTHYMEEVEKIADRILILDHGRKVAEGTQKELERKITARHTYTFFLSSTERVDPGALLRLESVCDVTVSKNKVVVSTNIFSRNINDIIAYFTNNRIEILDIENQSISLESTFLALTEDGGKGEGTA, encoded by the coding sequence ATGGATTTGTTAAATTCGGTGGATCTTATCAAGTATTATGGGAAAAAAATGGCGCTCGATCATCTTACGTTCTCCATCCGGGAAAATGAAGTGTTCAGCCTGCTTGGTCAGAATGGCGCGGGTAAAAGCACAACGATCAATATTTTAACCGGGTTGATCAGGAGCGACAGCGGAACGTTTCTTTTCGACGGTCATGATTTGAAAAAAGAGCCTGCCTATTTTAAAAGAAACATCGGCTTTGTTCCGCAGGACATTGCGTTTTATGGACGGCTGACCGCTCTGGAAAATACCAAATTTTTCGGCTCGCTTTTTAATCTGTCGGGCAGGAAGCTGCATCAGCAGGCGATGGAAGCCCTTGATTTTGTTGGTCTGTCCGAGGTGGCGAATGAATTTCCCGGCAGATTTTCGGGCGGCATGAAGCGGCGGCTAAATATCGCCTGCTCTATCGTCCACAAACCGAGGCTCATCATTATGGATGAGCCTACAGTCGGAATTGATCCTTCTTCCAGGAACCATATCCTTCAGTCCATTCTGACGATGAAACAAGGCGATTCCACAATCATTTACACGACGCACTATATGGAAGAAGTCGAAAAGATCGCGGACCGTATCCTGATCCTTGATCACGGTCGAAAAGTCGCCGAGGGGACCCAAAAGGAGCTGGAACGGAAGATAACCGCGAGGCATACCTACACGTTCTTTCTGTCCAGCACGGAACGGGTGGATCCAGGCGCTTTGTTGCGCCTGGAATCGGTATGCGACGTAACCGTCAGCAAAAACAAAGTGGTGGTCAGCACCAACATTTTCAGCAGAAACATCAATGACATCATTGCCTATTTTACAAACAACCGCATAGAAATCCTCGATATTGAAAACCAGTCGATCAGCCTCGAGAGTACGTTCTTGGCACTGACGGAAGACGGCGGGAAGGGGGAAGGCACGGCATGA
- a CDS encoding ABC transporter permease has protein sequence MNVVWSVTAATFKMMIRNTKNMIHMVLIPLLLIVVLSAVFSNFFANRTLSTATGTIAYYSSGQGDFVDRFVQAETQAASPARFVRVRSLSDIYGADGYMKYAAAVVYRNGQVYYYENENPAYSGVSDRIRPALLLFAARGGTETSSAANGNAAIQTVSLPARTSIDYYAVGILVMIIFNGAFSAMYSLKNDGRFNVVLRLRSAPSSLYLTLFGKIAGCLLISAVQSGLLLVLSAFMGADWGGNLPFLLFVLLTETVGATAFGFFVGAYTKQDTNVTAILTALVLVLSFLGGCFIPVRYFGGGMLTLCRLTPLYWTMQGLFQIIAGSGVNAAAVAVAFNLALGLLFLVSVYLKTGKMSISLE, from the coding sequence ATGAACGTTGTGTGGAGCGTCACCGCGGCCACGTTCAAAATGATGATCCGGAACACAAAGAACATGATCCATATGGTATTGATTCCCCTACTTTTGATCGTTGTTTTGTCTGCTGTGTTTTCCAACTTTTTTGCGAATCGCACCTTGTCAACAGCCACGGGCACCATCGCCTATTATTCGTCCGGGCAGGGTGATTTCGTCGACCGGTTCGTTCAGGCGGAAACGCAGGCGGCCTCCCCGGCACGATTTGTGCGGGTTCGCTCCCTCTCCGACATCTACGGCGCGGACGGATATATGAAATATGCCGCGGCTGTCGTGTACCGGAATGGGCAGGTTTATTATTATGAGAATGAAAATCCCGCTTATTCCGGGGTCTCGGACCGGATCAGGCCCGCGCTGCTGCTGTTTGCAGCACGCGGCGGAACGGAAACGTCGTCCGCGGCGAACGGGAACGCGGCGATTCAAACGGTTTCCCTGCCGGCGCGAACGTCGATTGATTATTACGCGGTCGGCATCCTGGTCATGATTATTTTCAACGGCGCGTTTTCCGCCATGTATTCCCTGAAAAATGACGGCCGGTTCAACGTTGTGTTGCGGCTGCGTTCCGCCCCGTCCAGTCTGTATCTGACTTTGTTCGGCAAGATCGCCGGCTGCCTGCTCATCTCCGCCGTGCAAAGCGGCTTGCTTCTGGTGCTCAGCGCGTTTATGGGGGCTGACTGGGGAGGCAATCTTCCGTTTCTTCTGTTTGTGCTTCTGACGGAGACGGTCGGGGCGACCGCTTTCGGGTTTTTCGTCGGCGCATATACAAAACAGGATACCAATGTCACCGCGATCCTGACCGCACTGGTGCTGGTGCTGTCGTTTCTGGGCGGTTGTTTTATTCCCGTTCGGTACTTTGGCGGCGGCATGTTGACGCTGTGCCGGCTGACCCCCCTGTATTGGACGATGCAGGGGCTGTTCCAGATCATTGCCGGCAGCGGTGTGAACGCCGCTGCCGTCGCCGTTGCGTTTAATCTTGCGCTGGGGCTGCTGTTTTTGGTCAGCGTTTACCTGAAAACCGGGAAAATGTCGATATCTTTGGAATAG